A region of Mammaliicoccus sp. Dog046 DNA encodes the following proteins:
- a CDS encoding DUF5080 family protein, whose translation MVYVVLIVLFVLYYLATLEGLLKSEGLSLFGLLIDVITLGILIGIYFLGDIMRGNDLSIFLMFTHIGSYVFMYFAIKSFWVRPKLLVYAVQREQNVKKEDLGTERLELQIARYKGVYLFGISVVLLIIAKLRMIEPLIADQLDMNPIFILVGLIIIIIWLILDIYRKIKYGIFLFKSIVPIVVTAWIIFGTIILQ comes from the coding sequence ATGGTTTATGTCGTTTTAATAGTTCTATTCGTATTATATTATCTAGCTACTTTAGAAGGTTTGTTGAAATCTGAAGGTCTATCATTATTTGGATTATTGATAGATGTCATTACTTTAGGTATTTTAATCGGAATCTACTTCCTTGGTGATATAATGCGTGGAAATGATTTGAGTATTTTCTTAATGTTTACACATATTGGCTCATATGTATTTATGTATTTTGCTATCAAGTCATTCTGGGTAAGACCGAAGTTATTAGTGTATGCAGTCCAAAGAGAACAAAATGTAAAAAAAGAGGACCTAGGAACAGAACGTTTAGAGTTGCAAATTGCTCGATATAAAGGCGTTTATCTTTTTGGTATCTCGGTTGTACTACTGATTATTGCTAAGTTGAGAATGATAGAACCTTTAATAGCAGATCAATTAGACATGAATCCAATTTTTATCCTTGTCGGACTAATCATTATCATTATTTGGCTCATATTAGATATTTATAGAAAGATAAAGTACGGTATATTTTTATTTAAATCTATCGTACCAATCGTTGTTACAGCTTGGATTATTTTCGGAACGATTATTTTACAGTAG
- a CDS encoding DUF5080 family protein yields MAILSLFILVGFYYVVYLTSVLYVEGNKKLPMYLYLISFVLYLIPFIFIGADYDARSSYYTVLSLALIAYAWMTISGFWTKPLRVKAEQLAQNPTKNILNDENNNIENLIVKITIAKYKARISLMVTIIITITMALKATPQLRSEMIDMIMVMALALFAVFIGYLVADLILWKKRKQFAFIAIKPLFVFGWLVLLEIVMAISGEIF; encoded by the coding sequence ATGGCTATTTTATCACTGTTCATATTAGTAGGATTTTATTATGTAGTGTATTTGACTTCTGTGTTATACGTGGAAGGAAATAAAAAATTACCAATGTATCTATACCTAATATCTTTCGTACTTTATTTAATTCCCTTTATATTCATTGGTGCTGATTATGATGCTCGAAGTAGTTATTATACAGTCTTAAGCTTGGCGTTAATTGCATATGCGTGGATGACGATAAGTGGATTTTGGACGAAGCCGTTAAGAGTAAAGGCAGAACAATTAGCACAAAATCCGACAAAAAATATATTGAATGACGAAAACAATAATATAGAAAATTTGATTGTTAAAATCACCATAGCAAAGTATAAAGCGAGAATTTCATTGATGGTTACGATTATCATTACGATAACAATGGCACTTAAAGCCACACCTCAATTACGTTCAGAAATGATAGATATGATTATGGTGATGGCACTCGCATTATTTGCTGTATTTATAGGTTATTTAGTAGCTGATCTTATCTTATGGAAGAAACGTAAACAATTTGCGTTTATAGCCATTAAACCATTATTTGTATTTGGCTGGTTAGTCCTATTAGAAATAGTTATGGCAATCAGTGGAGAGATATTTTAA
- a CDS encoding DUF5079 family protein, translated as MNMSGSINEVVGRFRKPLTQIMSIVTIFILLLSTLTVQTGVGYKYVPNYLRIITLIEIIVVLISFIQCFRFVSFDENFQINKVLLKRYVKGLTILNVIGTLTPVYALTNLFYINAVQHFVDLYFYWLVGMISMTISFLLFIVGVAFMYHSFPKIDKYMSGKTKSFIGLGITFTSFLIYIEKVIEYILVPNVGDNKFIILGSGLLFIMVQVIVYEWIKNYSTFKILILKED; from the coding sequence ATGAACATGAGTGGAAGTATTAACGAAGTCGTTGGTAGATTTAGAAAACCTTTAACACAAATAATGAGTATAGTAACAATATTTATTTTATTACTTAGTACGCTTACCGTTCAAACTGGAGTGGGATATAAATATGTTCCAAATTATTTGAGAATTATCACATTAATAGAAATTATAGTGGTTCTTATAAGTTTTATACAATGTTTCAGGTTTGTATCATTTGATGAGAATTTTCAAATCAATAAGGTGTTGTTAAAAAGATATGTAAAGGGGTTAACGATTTTAAATGTAATTGGGACATTGACCCCGGTGTATGCTTTAACTAATTTATTTTACATCAATGCTGTGCAACATTTTGTTGATTTATATTTTTATTGGCTAGTAGGCATGATATCAATGACTATTAGTTTTCTATTATTTATTGTAGGTGTAGCATTTATGTATCATAGTTTTCCTAAAATTGATAAGTATATGAGTGGGAAAACGAAATCATTTATAGGATTAGGTATTACTTTTACATCTTTTTTAATATATATAGAAAAGGTCATAGAATATATTTTAGTTCCTAATGTTGGAGATAATAAATTTATAATTTTAGGATCAGGATTACTATTTATAATGGTTCAAGTTATTGTCTACGAATGGATTAAAAACTATTCTACGTTCAAAATTTTAATATTGAAGGAAGATTAA
- a CDS encoding DUF5080 family protein has protein sequence MEYFLLVILCALYYIVYITSVMYSEGYRVMPLIIYIGVFVLYAISFIFITPEYESRGNYICFLCLGVIVYSWMSISGFWTKPLELKVKQLTKSTKEVILNKDYEKVESLAISIVISRLKGKISLIITVILTITAGFTITEQLQDEFVDGVVLGAFLFFFVFLAYLIIDIVLWIKRKRFAFISIRPLFANIWLIIFAIAISIKDF, from the coding sequence ATGGAATATTTTTTATTAGTTATTTTATGTGCACTTTATTACATCGTTTATATCACATCAGTTATGTATTCAGAAGGATATAGAGTAATGCCACTTATCATCTATATAGGTGTATTTGTCTTATATGCGATTTCATTTATTTTTATTACTCCGGAGTATGAAAGTAGAGGGAATTACATATGTTTTCTATGCCTAGGTGTCATCGTTTATTCATGGATGTCGATTAGTGGTTTTTGGACAAAACCTTTAGAGCTTAAAGTTAAACAACTTACTAAATCAACGAAAGAAGTAATTCTTAACAAAGATTATGAAAAGGTTGAAAGTCTGGCTATAAGTATTGTTATTTCAAGATTAAAAGGAAAAATATCGCTTATAATCACAGTGATCTTAACGATAACAGCTGGTTTTACAATTACGGAACAATTACAAGATGAATTTGTTGATGGTGTAGTATTGGGTGCCTTTTTATTTTTCTTTGTGTTTTTAGCATATTTAATAATAGATATTGTTCTATGGATTAAACGTAAACGATTTGCATTTATATCTATACGACCTCTATTTGCGAATATTTGGTTAATTATATTTGCGATTGCGATTAGTATTAAAGACTTTTAG
- a CDS encoding LysR family transcriptional regulator: protein MDSMDWEILRALFKYKNITKTSHVLRTSQPAVTYRINKLEREFDVKIIHRNKKGVIFTSSGELLVDYAISMLKQDQALKEELINQDDDVKGILRLSASSIFSRYRLPKILAEFSKKYPLVEFDVNTGWSEEVFKSVHNDYSQLGILRGDYSFSSEKIRLMEEKIYVVSKTPISLDDLPHLPRIYYNTDTSLNKLIDDWWIGNFIKPSLVTINVDNMETSKEFVKNGLGFSILPGILLNDHDQLFKIPCLDRNDNYLVRYTDLILKKQYLNNNVVKAFYNFMKERNFD from the coding sequence ATGGACAGTATGGATTGGGAAATTTTAAGAGCGTTATTTAAATATAAAAATATTACTAAAACAAGTCACGTTTTGAGAACATCACAACCTGCAGTGACGTATAGAATTAATAAATTAGAACGAGAATTTGACGTGAAAATCATCCACAGAAATAAAAAAGGTGTGATCTTTACTTCATCTGGAGAATTGCTTGTAGACTATGCCATTTCAATGCTTAAGCAAGATCAAGCGTTAAAAGAAGAACTCATCAATCAAGATGATGACGTTAAAGGCATATTAAGACTGAGCGCATCGAGTATATTTTCAAGATATCGCCTACCTAAAATTTTAGCAGAATTCAGCAAGAAATATCCGTTAGTAGAATTTGATGTGAATACAGGGTGGAGTGAAGAAGTCTTCAAATCCGTACATAACGATTACTCACAATTAGGCATATTGAGAGGAGATTATAGCTTTTCATCAGAGAAAATAAGACTCATGGAAGAAAAGATTTATGTCGTATCTAAGACGCCAATCTCATTGGACGATTTACCACACTTGCCAAGAATCTATTACAATACCGATACATCACTTAATAAATTAATCGACGACTGGTGGATAGGAAACTTTATTAAACCATCCTTAGTTACAATCAATGTAGACAACATGGAAACAAGTAAAGAATTCGTTAAAAACGGACTCGGATTCTCTATCCTACCAGGCATACTCTTAAACGATCACGACCAATTGTTTAAAATACCTTGCCTAGACCGAAATGACAATTACCTCGTACGTTATACAGATTTAATTTTGAAAAAACAATACTTAAACAACAACGTCGTCAAAGCATTTTATAACTTTATGAAAGAAAGGAATTTTGATTGA
- a CDS encoding DUF5084 family protein, translating to MKHSWWIILVIGGVMSLLTIKGLVLGVGCFGMIALNAMWLIVYTPKRNSQALESISKPTVYLSILGVYVVMLFMTFMIILTMNDSLHQKGIHLYGNAYNTLNIVGLVIGAVCFTIGTYFVYKIQNRRLNA from the coding sequence ATGAAGCATAGCTGGTGGATTATATTAGTTATAGGTGGCGTAATGAGTTTATTAACGATTAAAGGACTCGTTCTAGGTGTCGGTTGTTTCGGAATGATTGCTTTAAATGCTATGTGGCTGATTGTTTATACACCGAAGCGCAACAGTCAAGCATTAGAAAGTATTTCAAAACCTACAGTTTATCTATCGATTCTCGGCGTTTACGTAGTTATGTTATTCATGACGTTCATGATTATATTGACGATGAATGATAGTTTGCATCAAAAAGGGATACATTTATATGGCAACGCATATAATACATTGAACATCGTTGGATTAGTGATAGGAGCAGTGTGTTTCACGATTGGTACTTATTTCGTTTATAAAATACAAAATCGTAGGTTGAATGCTTAA
- a CDS encoding PrpF domain-containing protein, with protein sequence MSINHTKIPCVLMRGGTSRGLIFKDTDLPLNFESREQLILKIYGSSPSGQIDGIGGGTSVTSKVAVVGITDQQDCDIYYDFGQVGIKDRTIDRNVTCGNMASAVGLYAVEEGLVEKQEGETKVRILNTNTDKVMEVSIPVKQGEIENTGDFAISGVDGTGAKINVSFMDASGAFTGKLFPTGNLVDEIIVDQKTYEVSILDTGNIVAFVKAYDFGLNGHALSGEINLPHQLDAIEQLRVQVGIKLGIFKENQTVNPASDALPKITLVNEPVDYITEIGTLNNAEDIDIIGRYISMGKLHPSFAVSGAICLATACQIPGTVPYTLCKNHTDHTINIGHPNGSIEADIFLQHNESGYYLEEGSIGRTARRIMEGHAVVPNTLTWEGVKL encoded by the coding sequence ATGAGTATCAATCATACAAAGATACCGTGTGTTTTGATGAGAGGGGGCACGAGCAGGGGTTTAATTTTTAAAGATACAGATTTGCCTCTGAATTTTGAAAGTAGAGAGCAATTAATTTTAAAGATTTACGGCAGTTCTCCAAGTGGCCAAATTGATGGCATTGGTGGCGGAACGTCAGTAACAAGTAAAGTCGCTGTCGTTGGTATAACGGATCAACAAGATTGCGATATCTATTATGACTTTGGTCAAGTTGGCATTAAGGATAGAACGATAGACCGAAATGTGACATGTGGCAACATGGCATCCGCTGTCGGACTATATGCTGTTGAAGAAGGCCTCGTGGAAAAGCAAGAAGGAGAAACTAAAGTAAGAATACTTAATACGAATACAGATAAAGTGATGGAAGTATCTATTCCAGTTAAACAAGGAGAAATAGAGAATACTGGAGACTTCGCAATTTCAGGTGTGGATGGTACAGGTGCTAAAATTAATGTAAGCTTTATGGATGCATCCGGTGCATTTACAGGAAAGCTATTCCCAACTGGAAATTTGGTAGACGAAATTATCGTCGATCAAAAAACTTATGAAGTGAGTATATTGGACACTGGCAATATTGTAGCCTTCGTTAAAGCATATGATTTCGGATTGAATGGACATGCTTTATCTGGTGAAATTAATTTACCACATCAATTAGATGCGATTGAACAGTTACGCGTCCAAGTGGGTATCAAGTTAGGTATCTTTAAAGAAAATCAAACAGTGAACCCAGCATCCGATGCTTTACCGAAGATTACATTAGTAAATGAACCGGTGGATTATATTACAGAAATAGGAACCTTGAATAATGCTGAAGATATAGATATTATTGGGAGGTATATATCTATGGGTAAACTTCATCCGTCCTTTGCGGTAAGTGGCGCAATTTGTCTAGCAACAGCATGCCAAATACCTGGAACGGTACCTTATACACTATGTAAAAATCATACAGACCATACAATTAATATTGGACATCCAAATGGCAGCATTGAGGCTGATATTTTTTTACAACATAATGAAAGCGGTTACTATTTGGAAGAAGGAAGTATTGGACGAACAGCAAGAAGAATTATGGAAGGTCATGCAGTTGTACCAAACACATTAACTTGGGAAGGCGTGAAACTATGA
- a CDS encoding DUF4064 domain-containing protein, producing MTKLIKVTSLIGILVQSFFSLMWLIYLILTITGTVSPDLTTTVNGEVTVQDEGTTKTVFSMIFGGLLVFYLISLLLGVIGLKKMKNQPKKSGTFYIIGAIVSLNMITFIAWLICGISLKKESNNQNTNTNQVNSNEA from the coding sequence ATGACTAAACTTATTAAAGTAACATCGTTAATTGGAATATTAGTACAAAGCTTTTTTTCATTAATGTGGTTGATTTACTTAATTTTAACTATCACTGGAACAGTAAGTCCGGATTTAACGACAACAGTAAATGGAGAAGTAACAGTACAAGATGAAGGTACAACTAAAACAGTATTTAGTATGATATTCGGTGGATTATTAGTATTCTACCTTATCTCACTGTTACTTGGCGTAATTGGTTTGAAAAAAATGAAAAACCAACCTAAAAAGAGCGGTACTTTTTATATTATAGGAGCAATTGTTAGTTTAAATATGATTACATTTATTGCATGGTTAATTTGTGGTATTAGTTTAAAAAAAGAAAGCAATAATCAAAACACAAATACAAATCAGGTGAATTCAAATGAAGCATAG
- a CDS encoding DUF5079 family protein, with protein MFNNKNIDELRKPVSQVLSLFALFMIFYSSITLMSGLKYDDLPLHLKLTTFIELLIIVLCLLQFIRFINFDKDKNQNNKIYRRYSKFLLIVNILATWNTIFAFNNLFYFIAAKHNANVYDYWLFGFMSMLICFILGTVGAVLMTQRFNKIEKLIGVKVKTFIGILLIFLSQFIYIGKIIEYNLVPEVADSKYLILGSIALIFAAKFINFTWVLKYSRLNIPNLKEESK; from the coding sequence ATGTTTAATAATAAAAATATTGATGAATTAAGAAAACCAGTATCTCAAGTGTTAAGTTTATTTGCTCTATTTATGATATTTTATTCAAGTATTACTTTAATGAGTGGATTAAAATATGATGATTTACCGTTACATTTGAAATTAACCACATTTATAGAATTGTTAATTATTGTACTATGTTTATTACAATTCATTAGATTCATAAATTTTGATAAAGATAAAAATCAAAATAATAAAATCTATAGAAGGTATTCAAAGTTTTTATTGATAGTGAATATTTTGGCTACATGGAATACAATATTTGCTTTTAATAACTTATTTTATTTCATAGCAGCTAAACATAACGCTAATGTGTATGATTATTGGTTATTTGGATTTATGTCAATGCTTATATGTTTCATTTTAGGGACAGTTGGTGCAGTTTTAATGACTCAAAGATTTAATAAAATTGAGAAATTAATTGGAGTAAAGGTTAAGACATTTATAGGGATACTATTAATTTTCTTATCTCAGTTTATTTATATAGGAAAAATAATTGAATATAATTTGGTGCCTGAGGTAGCTGATTCAAAATACTTAATTTTAGGATCAATTGCACTTATTTTTGCTGCTAAGTTTATTAATTTCACATGGGTTTTAAAATATTCAAGATTAAATATTCCAAATTTGAAAGAGGAGAGCAAATGA
- a CDS encoding cystatin-like fold lipoprotein, with amino-acid sequence MKKLGALLILLTFISAACGNNDNKYQEKIEKVQEIQAETHKVMKKKEDSLVDEFDKRKANYYVFKDGKIVVVGYKLFKESDQLFLAAYEFEDGKVYYKRDINPQKYIKEHKANYKEENIK; translated from the coding sequence ATGAAAAAATTAGGAGCGCTATTAATTTTGCTGACTTTTATTTCAGCAGCATGTGGTAATAATGACAACAAGTATCAAGAAAAAATTGAAAAAGTACAAGAAATACAAGCTGAGACACACAAGGTAATGAAAAAGAAAGAAGATAGTCTTGTGGATGAATTTGATAAACGAAAAGCAAATTATTATGTATTTAAAGATGGAAAAATAGTTGTAGTAGGTTATAAATTATTTAAAGAAAGTGATCAACTATTTTTAGCTGCATATGAATTTGAAGACGGCAAAGTTTATTATAAACGAGATATTAATCCACAAAAATACATAAAAGAACATAAGGCTAATTATAAGGAAGAAAATATAAAATAA
- a CDS encoding DUF5083 family protein: protein MEDIKKINKRLLAFEMLPFIVFVIVLVSPLVVSMITINSPTSGKEINMIAKNSFITLIAIYAITIIIEIITYFKFTRKLNCDKSDVELSNRIKATKVLSILYMIPLLYFLAFYFRLLHVRSFRENKHSGQPAYHFWEFFIKENRKPLELKHFYKPNR from the coding sequence GTGGAAGATATTAAGAAAATAAATAAACGATTGTTGGCTTTTGAAATGTTACCTTTTATAGTTTTTGTAATAGTACTTGTGTCTCCGTTAGTTGTCTCAATGATTACAATCAATTCACCAACGAGTGGTAAGGAAATAAATATGATTGCTAAAAATTCATTTATTACGCTTATAGCAATCTATGCTATCACAATCATTATTGAAATAATTACGTATTTCAAATTCACTAGAAAATTAAATTGTGACAAATCAGATGTTGAATTGAGTAATCGGATAAAGGCAACAAAAGTATTATCAATTCTATACATGATACCTCTATTATATTTTTTAGCATTTTATTTTAGATTGTTACATGTTAGATCGTTTAGAGAGAATAAACATTCAGGTCAGCCAGCATATCATTTCTGGGAGTTCTTTATTAAAGAGAATCGTAAACCGCTGGAATTAAAACATTTTTATAAACCGAATAGGTAA
- a CDS encoding DUF5079 family protein, producing MNINESIDELRKSGIQILNLITLFTILFSCLVFFNGLEYKYFPNYLKVITIIELIIVFMNLLQFIRFISFDEQFQINKVLLKRYAKFLTFNNILGSYNFVFVFSNVFYFLAAQHYVDLYKYWLLDFVSLIISFSLFTIGMIFMFVHFSFLEKIIKPKVQTLLGLIFMFLAQGIYVMKIIEYIYVPNIADSKFIVLGTTFLVMIAFSISVKCILMYTKFKYSMLEKG from the coding sequence ATGAATATAAATGAAAGTATTGATGAATTAAGAAAATCTGGCATACAAATATTGAATCTAATAACTTTATTTACAATACTTTTTAGTTGTTTAGTATTTTTTAACGGATTGGAATATAAGTACTTTCCAAACTATTTGAAAGTAATAACGATAATAGAATTAATTATTGTATTTATGAATCTATTACAATTTATAAGATTTATATCATTTGATGAACAGTTTCAAATAAATAAAGTTCTATTGAAAAGGTATGCGAAGTTTTTAACTTTTAATAATATTTTAGGATCATACAATTTTGTATTTGTTTTTAGTAATGTATTTTATTTTTTAGCAGCACAGCATTATGTAGATTTATATAAATATTGGTTATTAGATTTTGTAAGTTTAATCATAAGTTTCTCATTGTTTACGATAGGAATGATTTTTATGTTTGTTCATTTTTCCTTTTTGGAAAAGATTATTAAACCTAAAGTGCAAACATTACTAGGATTAATATTTATGTTCTTAGCACAAGGTATTTATGTTATGAAAATCATTGAATATATATATGTTCCTAATATCGCAGATTCTAAATTTATAGTTTTAGGAACAACATTTTTAGTAATGATTGCTTTTTCTATAAGTGTAAAATGTATTTTAATGTATACAAAATTCAAATATTCGATGTTAGAAAAAGGTTAG
- a CDS encoding YybH family protein, whose translation MEEIYHVIDTYKTAAKTKDIDLMLSIYTDDIFIYDAWEKWSESGLDAMKQLVTEWFASLGEESLDLEISNIKVESDTRVGFASYDVKFIRLDTNGQPYKSITNRFTVGLVKDNQWKIKHQHSSIPS comes from the coding sequence ATGGAGGAAATTTATCATGTGATTGATACGTATAAAACAGCTGCAAAGACGAAAGATATTGATCTGATGTTATCGATTTATACGGATGATATTTTTATTTATGATGCATGGGAAAAGTGGTCAGAATCAGGGTTAGATGCGATGAAACAATTAGTTACAGAATGGTTTGCGAGTTTAGGTGAAGAGTCGCTAGATTTAGAAATATCCAATATCAAAGTTGAGAGTGATACACGTGTTGGATTCGCATCATATGATGTTAAATTCATTCGACTAGATACAAACGGACAACCATATAAAAGCATCACAAACAGATTTACAGTAGGTTTAGTTAAAGACAATCAATGGAAAATCAAACATCAACATAGCAGTATTCCTAGTTAA
- a CDS encoding DUF5079 family protein, giving the protein MSINESIDELRKPGVQVVSFFNLGFILYSFLVFFNGLDYKYLPNYLKIVTIIELLIVVIGLLQYFRFISFDENFQVNKVLLKRYAKFLTIVNFLGIFNAVFVINNLFYFIAIQNHVDLFPNWLMSMLVMLICFILWSTGLVLMWNSFPKLEKYISGKRRTFIGIGLALTSCLVIIFKIVEYIILPNAGDSKFIVPGSILVILGCQLATAELIKRYASFKILVLDKEY; this is encoded by the coding sequence ATGAGTATAAATGAGAGTATTGATGAACTTAGAAAACCAGGTGTACAAGTGGTTAGTTTTTTCAATTTAGGATTTATTTTATATAGCTTTTTAGTATTTTTTAATGGATTAGATTATAAATATCTTCCAAATTATTTAAAAATAGTAACAATTATTGAATTGCTTATAGTAGTTATTGGATTGCTACAATATTTTAGATTTATATCTTTTGATGAAAATTTTCAAGTAAACAAAGTTTTGTTGAAAAGATATGCCAAATTTTTAACTATTGTAAATTTTTTAGGTATATTTAATGCTGTTTTTGTAATAAATAATTTGTTTTATTTTATAGCAATACAAAACCATGTTGATCTTTTTCCAAATTGGTTAATGAGTATGTTAGTAATGCTTATATGTTTTATATTATGGAGTACTGGTTTAGTACTAATGTGGAATAGCTTTCCTAAATTAGAGAAATATATAAGTGGTAAGAGAAGAACTTTTATAGGAATTGGATTAGCACTTACGTCATGTTTAGTAATAATATTTAAAATTGTTGAATATATAATACTTCCAAATGCAGGGGATTCAAAATTTATTGTTCCTGGTTCTATTTTAGTGATATTAGGTTGTCAGTTAGCAACAGCTGAATTGATAAAGAGATATGCTTCGTTCAAAATTTTAGTGTTGGATAAAGAATATTGA
- a CDS encoding DUF5083 family protein, with protein MEDIKKINKRLLAFEILPCIVLFTGFFLTFTVGMISTVNYGIGDKELDLIAITVLITFITLYVVTIITEIIIYFKFTRKLSCDKSKVELSNRIKVTKVLSILYMIPLLYFVAFYFRLLHVRSFRENKHSGQPAYHFWEFFIKENRKPLELKDFYKPNR; from the coding sequence GTGGAAGATATTAAGAAAATAAATAAACGATTATTAGCTTTTGAAATACTACCATGTATTGTTTTGTTTACAGGTTTTTTTCTCACTTTTACTGTAGGGATGATTTCTACTGTAAATTATGGTATTGGTGATAAAGAACTAGATCTAATAGCTATAACTGTATTAATTACATTTATAACACTTTATGTTGTTACTATAATCACAGAAATAATTATATATTTCAAATTCACTAGAAAATTAAGTTGTGACAAATCAAAAGTTGAATTGAGTAACAGAATAAAGGTTACGAAAGTATTATCAATTCTGTATATGATACCGTTATTATATTTTGTGGCATTTTATTTTAGATTGTTACATGTTAGATCATTTAGAGAGAATAAACATTCTGGTCAGCCAGCTTATCATTTCTGGGAGTTTTTTATTAAAGAGAATCGTAAACCACTGGAATTGAAAGATTTTTATAAACCGAATAGGTAA
- a CDS encoding DUF5083 family protein, translating to MSEIKKINKRLLAFEILPFIAFAIGLPTPLIVSMIKINTITGKEIDLLTNISLITFISLYAITIIIEIITYFKFTRKLNCDKSDVELSKRIKATKVLSILYMIPLLYFVAFYFRLLHVRSFRENKHSGQPAYHFWEFFIKENRKPLELKDFFKVNR from the coding sequence ATGTCTGAGATTAAAAAGATTAATAAACGATTATTAGCTTTTGAAATATTACCATTTATTGCTTTTGCAATTGGGCTCCCAACACCATTAATTGTATCAATGATTAAAATCAATACTATTACTGGAAAAGAAATAGATCTGCTTACAAATATTTCATTAATTACGTTTATATCACTTTATGCCATCACAATTATTATTGAAATAATTACGTATTTCAAATTCACTAGAAAATTAAATTGTGACAAATCGGATGTTGAGTTGAGCAAGCGAATTAAGGCAACAAAAGTATTATCAATTCTATACATGATACCTTTATTATATTTTGTAGCATTTTATTTTAGATTGTTACATGTTAGATCATTTAGAGAGAATAAACACTCTGGTCAGCCAGCATATCATTTCTGGGAGTTTTTTATTAAAGAGAATCGTAAACCACTGGAATTGAAAGATTTCTTTAAAGTGAACAGATAA